The Croceibacterium sp. TMG7-5b_MA50 genome segment AGAGGTCGCCGCCGCAATCGGTCCCGGCCTGGCCAAGGCCGCCATGCTGGCCAGCATCGATGGGGAATTGCGCGACCTCTCGCGACCGATCACCGCCGATTCGCAGCTCGCCCTCATCACTGCGCGCGACGAAGCGGCCGCGCTGGAGGTGACGCGCCACGATTACGCGCATGTGCTGGCAGAAGCGGTGCAGGCGCTGTGGCCCGACACGCAGATCACCTTCGGCCCGGCGACGGACGACGGCTTCTATTACGACTTCGCGCCCGGTGCGCGCGGCCCCTTCACCGAAGAGGACCTGCCCGCGATCGAGGAGAAGATGCGCGACATCATCCGCGCCGACAAACCGCTGATCCGTGAGGAATGGAGCCGCGAATCGCTGGTCGCCTGGTTCCGCGACAAGGGCGAGAGCTTCAAGGCCGAATGGGCCGCCGAACTGCCCGAAGGCGAGCAGCTGACCATCTATCGCAGCGGCCCCGCCGATGCGCCCGATGGCTGGCTGGACCTGTGCCGCGGCCCGCACCTTCCCTCCACCGGCCGGCTCGACCCCGCCGCCTTCAAGCTGACGCGCGTTTCCGGCGCCTATTGGCGCGGCGACCAGAACAACGCGATGCTCAGCCGCATCTACGGCACCGGCTGGCTCAACAAGAAGCAATTGGCCGAACACCTCACCCGGCTGGAGGAGGCCGCCAAGCGCGACCACCGCAAGCTGGGGCGGGAGATGGACCTGTTCCACCTGCAGGAGGAGGCGCACGGCTCCGTCTTCTGGCACCCGCATGGCTTCGTCATCTGGCGCGCGCTGGAAGCATACATGCGCCGCAAGATCGACGCCTCCGGATACCAGGAGATCAAGACGCCGCAGGTGATGGACGCCCGGCAGTGGGAGAAGTCCGGCCACTGGGGCAAGTATCGCGAGAACATGTTCGTCGTCCCCGACGAGGTGCCCAACATCGAGGATGAAGGCCCCGTCGTCAGCGGCGATGCGCAATGGATGGCGCTGAAGCCGATGAACTGCCCGGCGCATGTGCTGGTCTTCAAGCAGGGCATCACCAGCTATCGCGAGCTGCCGATCCGCCTGTACGAGAATGGCTGCTGCCACCGCAACGAACCGCATGGCGCGCTGCACGGCCTGATGCGCGTGCGCCAGTTCACGCAGGATGACGCGCATATCTTCTGCACGGAAGAACAGATCGTCGCGGAGGTGCGCGCCTTCTGCGAACTGGCCGATTCGATCTACCGCGACTTCGGCTTCACCTACGCCATCAAGCTGGCCTTACGGCCCGACCAGCGCTTCGGCTCCGAAGCGGACTGGGACAAGGCCGAAGGCGAGCTGCGCCAGGCGGTCCACGATGCCGGCCTCGCCGATCCGGCAAAGGGGTGGGAGGAACTGCCGGGTGAAGGCGCGTTCTACGCCCCGAAGCTGGAATGGCACCTGACCGACGCGATCGGCCGCACCTGGCAGGTCGGCACCATCCAGTCGGACCGCGTGCTGCCCGACCGGCTCGACGCCACTTACATTGGCGAGGATGGCGATCGGCACCGCCCGGTCATGCTGCACCGCGCGATCTTCGGATCGTACGAGCGGTTCATCGGCATCCTGATCGAACATTATGCCGGCCGCCTGCCGCTGTGGCTGGCCCCGGTGCAGGCGGTGGTCGCCACCATCGTGTCCGATGCGGATGGCTATGCCGCCGAGGTGACGGAGGCGCTGCGCGCCGCCGGCATCCGCGTGGAAAGCGATCTTCGTAACGAGAAGATCAACTACAAGGTGCGCGAGCACTCGGTGAAGAAGGTCCCGCATCTGCTGGTCGTGGGCAAGCGGGAGGCGGAGGAACGCACCGTCGCCATCCGCACGCTGGGCGAGCAGCAGCAGCGCTTCATGCCGCTGGACGAGGCGATCGCCATGCTCCGCACCGCCGCCCTCGCCCCCGATCTGCAGGAGCAGAACTGATGCGTCTCGCCGTCCTTGCCCCCGTCGCCCTGCTCGCCGCCTGTCAGCAGGCGGAAACGCCGGTGGCCGAACCCACCGCCGATGCGCCGGCGCTGAACGAGGTGCAGCAGGCCTACGCGGACGCGAATGCCCGCATGCACGAAGGCATGGCCAGCATTCCCGCTGACGCGGACGAGGCGTTCATGCGCGGCATGCTGGCCCATCACCGCGGCGCAGTAGAGATGGCCGAGGTCGAACTGCAACACGGCCGCGACCCCGAGGCACGCGCTTTGGCGCAGACCATCATCGACGCCCAGCAGCAGGAGATCGAGCAGATGGAACGCTGGCTCGCCGCCCGCCCGACGGGTGAAACCGCCGCTCCGGCCATGGACCACACCGGCCACCAATAATCCTCCCCATCAATGATGGGGAGGGGGACCATTCGCGCAGCGAATGGTGGAGGGGCATGGCGCGACCAACCGCGGCACGGGGACACGCCTGCTCGCCGCGAACGTCGCGTGAGTTGACCAAGATGCGTGTCCGCTATGGGGCGTTTTCTGCCGTTCGGAGAGATGCGCCACCAGGCCGCGCTGTCCTACATCGGGCGCAAGTGTCATAGCCCACTCATGTCGCGCCCTGCCCCGACCCATACCCCGTTCCGCCGCCCGATTGACGCGCCACTCTGCCCACCGGACCGGCCCGCGGGAGGTGTCAACTTAGTGTAAACTTCCAGCTTGGGGCGCGGCCCGCGACCGCTGTTGCCCTCCCGCGCCCCACCGGTGTAAGGCGCCGCCTTTATTGCAGCGGCCCTGCCAGACGGGCCGAGACCAACCAATCCGGGGATCCCATGGCCGGCCATTCCAAGTTCAAGAACATCATGCATCGCAAGGGCGCGCAGGACAAGAAGCGCTCCGCCATGTTCTCCAAGCTCAGCCGCGAGATCACCGTGGCGGCGAAGTCGGGCATGCCCGATCCCGACATGAACCCGCGCCTGCGACTGGCAGTCAACCTCGCCAAGGCGCAGTCCATGCCCAAGGACAATATCCAGCGTGCGATCGACAAGGCGTCCGCCAACGAAGGCGACGATTACGAGGAGATCCGCTACGAAGGCTACGGCCCGGGCGGCGTCGCCATCATCGTCGAGGCGCTGACCGATAATCGCAACCGCACCGCCACCAACATGCGCACTGCTTTCAGCAAGAACGGCGGCAATCTCGCCGCCTCGGGCGCGGTCGCCCACGGGTTCGAGCGCAAGGGCCTGATCGAGTACCCGGCAAGCGCCGGTGACGAGGAGAAGGTGCTGGAAGCCGCGATCGAGGCGGGCGCCGACGATGTAGAGAGCAGCGAGGACGGCCACACGATCTGGACCGCGATGGAATCGCTGCACGAGGTTGCCGCCGCGCTGGAGGCGGTGCTGGGCCAGCCCGAGGGCGTGAAGCTCGCCTGGAAGCCCGGCCTCACCGTTGATGTTGCGGAAGGTGACGCGGCCACGCTGCTGAAGCTGATCGACGCACTGGAGGACGATGACGACGTCCAGACGGTGTGGGGCAATTACGAGCTGTCGGACGAGGTGATGGCGACGCTCGCCTGAGCCATGGCGCTGATCCTTGGCCTCGACCCGTCGCTGTCCTGCACGGGCTGGGGCCTGATCCGGACGGAGGGGTCGCGCCTGACCCACATCGCCAACGGTCAGCTGCCGACTCCCGTCGGGGCTCCGCTGGCAGACCGGCTGGCGACCATCCACGCCGCCATTTCCGCGATCATCGCGGAACATCGCCCGGATCGCGCCGCGGTGGAGGAGGTGTTCGTCAACAAGAACGGGCAATCCACGCTGAAGCTGGCGCAGGCCCGCGGCGCGGTGCTCGCCGCCTGCGGCGCGGCGGGGCTGCCGGTCAGCGAACATGCGGCGAAGTCGGTGAAGCAGGCGGTGGTCGGCACCGGCGCGGCCGAAAAGGGGCAGGTGCAGGCGATGCTGCGCGTCCTGCTGCCCGGTGCAGTGGTGGCCGGTGCCGACGCTGCCGATGCCCTTGCGGTCGCCATCACCGCCTCGCAAGGCCGGCCCGGCGGCTGACGGAGCGGAGGGAAGGCTTCCCACCCGCCGCCGCACGGGGTACCGGGCATCGGCCATGCGCCTGTCCCCTGCCCTTCGCACCGAACTCGGCGCCACCTTGCACCTCGCCGGCCCGCTGGTGCTTGCGGGCCTGCTGCAGATGGGGCTGGGCGCGACCGATACCGCCTTCATCGCCCGGCTTGGCCCGGAACCGCTGGCAGCGGCCAGCCTGGCGGTGGCGCTGTTCTCCGTCACGATCTGGGCGTTGTCGGGCTTGTCGGGGCAGGTCGGCGCACTCGCCGCCGCCGCGATCGGAGCCGAGGGCCGGGCCTTGCGCGAAGTGCGCCGGATCACCCGCATGGGCCTGTGGCTGGCCGTGGCGAGCGGCCTCGTCGCGATGGCGATCTGCGCCTCGGGCGGCTGGCTGATGCGCGTCACGGGGCAGGACCCGGCGATCACCGCGATGAGCGTGCAATATCTCGACGTGATGCTGTGGTCCGCCATCCCCCTGCTAGTCAGCAACGTGCTGCGCGCGTTTGTCTCGACACTTGGCCGGCCGGTCTTCGCCACGGTGGTGGCACTGCTGTCACTGCCGCTGAACGCGCTGGGCAACTACCTGCTTGTGTACGGCGCCTGGGGTGCGCCGGAACTGGGCCTGCCCGGCGCGGCGATCGCCAGCGTGCTCACCGCGCTGACCGGCATGGCGATGTACGTCATCGCCATTCAGCGTGACCGGCGGTTGCGGCGTTATCACCTGTTCGGCAATTTCTGGCGGCCAGACTGGCCGCATATCCGCCGCCTCATCGTAGTGGGCTTGCCTGTAACCGTCACCATCGTGGCGGAAGCGGGGCTGTTCGGGGCCGCCGCCTTCCTGATGGGGCGGCTCGGCGCGCTGGAACTGGCGGCGCATACCGTGGCGCTGTCGATCGCCTCCCTCGCCTTCCAGATCCCGTTCGGCATCGGGCAAGCGGCGACGATCCGGGTCGGCTATTTCTATGGCGCGGGGGACATCGCGGGCGTGGGCCGCGCCGGGCTGGTCGGCACCGTGCTGGGGCAGTTAATCGCACTCGGCAGTGCGGCCCTGATGATCGGGGCCCCGCTGCTGGTCATGGCGCCGTGGATCGACGCGGGCGAGCCGGGCAATGCTGCGCTGGTGGCGCTGACCGTCAGCTACCTCACGGTCGCCGCCGCGTTCCAGCTGGCCGACAGCCTGCAGGCGGTGCTGCTGGGCGCGCTGCGGGGGCTGCAGGACACGCGCACGCCGATGGCCTACGCGGTCGCCGGCTACTGGCTGGCGGGCTTCGGCCTAGCCATCTGGCTCGGCTTCTTCACCCCTCTTGCCGGGGTAGGCGTGTGGCTCGGCCTGGCGATCGGGCTGTTCGTCGTATCAGTGCTGCTGCTGCATCGCTGGCGCCGTCGTGCACGGCTAGGTCTGCTCCGCCCCAGGTCTTGACGCGACCTGCCGGCCCGCACATATGCGCGGCGCTGGCACTCCACGACTGAGAGTGCCAGAAGAGATATCATTCAAGAGGAAGAGGTCATAACCATGGCATTCCGTCCGCTGCACGACCGCGTTCTGGTCCGCCGTATCGAGGCCGAGGAAAAGACGGCCGGCGGCATCATCATCCCCGATAGCGCCAAGGAAAAGCCGAGCGAGGGCGAGATCGTCGCCGTCGGCACCGGCACCCGCGCCGAGAACGGCACCGTGACGCCGCTCGACGTCCAGGTGGGCGACCGCATCCTGTTCGGCAAGTGGTCCGGCACCGAGGTCAAGCTGAACGGCGAGGACCTGCTGATCATGAAGGAAAGCGACATCATGGGCGTGGTCGGCTGAGCCGAACCCCTGACGCTTCCCCAAACTCTTATCTGAAAGGAATACGCACATGGCTGCCAAGGACGTAAAGTTCAGCCGCGACGCGCGCGAGCGCATCCTGAAGGGCGTGGACACGCTCGCCAATGCCGTGAAGGTCACGCTGGGCCCGAAGGGCCGCAACGTCGTGATCGACAAGAGCTTCGGCGCCCCCCGCATCACCAAGGACGGCGTCACCGTCGCCAAGGAAATCGAACTGAAGGACAAGTTCGAGAACATGGGCGCGCAGATGCTGCGCGAGGTCGCCAGCAAGGCGAACGACAAGGCCGGCGACGGCACCACCACCGCGACCGTGCTGGCCCAGGCCATCGTGCGCGAAGGCATGAAGTCGGTTGCCGCCGGCATGAACCCGATGGACCTGAAGCGCGGCATCGACATGGCCGTCACCAAGGTGGTCGAGAACCTGCAGAGCCGCTCCAAGGTCGTCTCCGGCTCGTCCGAGATCGCCCAGGTTGGCATCATCTCCGCCAATGGTGACCGTGAAGTTGGCGAGAAGATCGCCGAGGCCATGGAGAAGGTCGGCAAGGAAGGCGTCATCACCGTGGAAGAGGCCAAGGGCCTCGAATTCGAGCTGGATGTCGTGGAAGGCATGCAGTTCGACCGCGGCTACCTGTCGCCCTACTTCGTGACCAACGCCGAAAAGATGGTCGTGGAGCTGGAGAACCCGTACATCCTGATCCACGAGAAGAAGCTGTCCAGCCTGCAGTCCATGCTGCCGATCCTGGAAGCCGTGGTGCAGAGCGGGCGCCCGCTGCTGATCATCGCCGAGGATATCGAAGGCGAGGCACTGGCCACCCTGGTGGTCAACAAGCTGCGTGGCGGCCTGAAGATCGCCGCCGTGAAGGCGCCGGGCTTCGGCGACCGTCGCAAGGCGATGCTGCAGGACATTTCCATCCTGACCGCCGGCGAGATGATTTCCGAGGACCTCGGCATCAAGTTGGAAACCGTCACGCTGGGCATGCTGGGCCAGGCCAAGCGCGTCACGATCGACAAGGACAACACCACCATCGTCGATGGTGCCGGCGATGCGACCGACATCAAGGGCCGGGTCGAGCAGATCCGCGCCCAGATCGAGACCACCACGTCCGATTATGACCGCGAGAAGCTGCAGGAGCGGCTGGCCAAGCTGGCCGGTGGCGTCGCCGTGATCAAGGTCGGCGGTGCGACCGAGGTCGAGGTGAAGGAGCGCAAGGACCGCGTGGACGATGCGCTGCACGCCACCCGCGCGGCTGTCGAAGAGGGCATCGTCCCCGGCGGCGGCACGGCCCTGCTTTACGCCACGAAGGCCCTGGAAGGCCTGACCGGCGCGAACGAGGACCAGACCCGCGGCATCGACATCATCCGCAAGGCGATCTTCGCGCCGGTGCGCCAGATCGCGGAGAATGCCGGCCATGACGGTGCCGTCGTGTCGGGCAACCTGCTGCGCGAAGGTGACGAGACCAAGGGCTTCAACGCCGCGACCGACACCTACGAGAACCTGGTTGCGGCTGGCGTGATCGACCCGACCAAGGTCGTGCGCACTGCCCTGCAGGACGCCTCGTCCGTGGCCGGCCTGCTGATCACGACGGAAGCCGCGATCAGCGAAATCCCGGAAGACAAGCCGGCCATGCCGGCGATGCCGGGCGGCGGCATGGGCGGCATGGACTTCTAAGTCCACGCCAAGCACCAAGAGAACGGGCCCGGGGGAGCGATCCCCCGGCCCTTTTTCTTTGGGCGGTCCTCACACCGCCGGCAACGGCGAGGCCCGGTGCCTGCCATTGAACGTAACATGATAATGCTCCGGGAAAGGTCCGGCGCCGAAGTCGATCCGCCGTGTCGCATCACCCGTTGCCCGGATGCCCGGAAAGCGCACGATGCGGCGCACTGCCTCCGGAATGGCCACCCGCCCGACATGCCGGCCAAGGCATTCGTGATGGCCCAGCCCGAAATGCAGGTAGGAGGATGGCGGCCGGGCCGGATCGAATGCGTCGGGATCACGCATCAGGCCGGGGTCGAACATCGCCGATCCGGTGCCCAGCGCCAGCACTGTGCCCGCCGGGATCGTCGTCTCGTAATCCGTACCCGCGCCAAGCACCCGGTCTGCCTCGGCGAATCGGAACTGGATGGTGGTGATCGGATTGAAGCGCAGCGCTTCGAAGACATGCGCATCAAACGCCTCAGTGTCGCCCGCCGCATCCGCCGCCAGCGCGCCCGCCAGCCAGTCCGGATGGGCGAGCAACTGGTCGGTCGCATGGATGATCGCCTGCGACATGGTCTCTATACTGCCGACCAGCAGGCCGCACACATTGCTGAGCACCCGTTCGGCCGATAGCCCCGCCGCCGGCTGCCGGCTGAGATCGACCAGGCGGCTGACCGCATCGTTGCGGCCGGAAGGCGGCTCCGCCCATTTCTGCGCCAGGAAGGGCCATAGCCACGCGCGCATCTCCGCACCGGCCGCATGGCAGCGTTTCAGGACCTCGTCGCTGAAGGGCAGATTGCGGAACATGCCATGCTGCGTGGCGAAGGACCAGCGCAGCAGGCGCTCGTCAGGTGCCATGAAGCCGAAGATGCGCTGCACGATGCGCAGCGGCACGCGCCGGGCGATCGCCGGCACGATGTCGAGCGAGTCGGCCGCCGCATCCCGGATCGCCTCTTCTGCGGTAGCCCCGGCGAGCGCCCGCACGCGCGGCAGGTCCTCCCATCGGAGGACCGCGCGCATCAGGCCCTTCTCCTCCCAGTTGATCTCCGTCTCGTCGCGCGCGAGCATGAACGGGCCGACCGCCTCGTCCATGGTACGGCGATTCGCGCGGACGGAGAACAGCGTCGGCTGCTCAAGCACGTCCAGCACATCGGTCGCACGGGTGACAAAGGTGAACAGCGGCGTGGGCAGGATCGGGCGCTCGGCACGCAATTCGGCATACATGCCGCGCCAGTCGCCGCGCAGCCAATCGACCACGACACCTGCCTTCGCCTGCGGATCGGCGGCGGCATCGAACTGCTGCAGGAACCCCATCGCGCAACCTCCGCCGGATATGGCGTCATCGCGCCATTCATCCCGAGTCGATACTTAGCAGGCTTTGTTTATCCGCAGAACAGCGCTGTCCAGCGCCGGGCCGTCAGCCTTCCAGCAATTGGTAATGGATCGGCTTGAAGCTGCCGCCATTGGAAGCATAGGCGGAGCAGGCGGTAAGGCCGATCACACAGTCGGTGACCGCACGCAGGACGATGTGATCGCCGGGGCGCGATACCGGCGGATCGACCCGCAGCGTGCCATCCGCCGCCACGGGCACGTTCATGAACAGGTTGAAGGCGGTCGGGATCATGTCCGGCTCTACGCCGAAGGGTGCCAGCGCCTCCGCCAGGTTGCCGAAGCAGCCGCGATGGACCGGGTGCTCGGGATAGAAATGGCGGAACGTCGCCTCACTGCACGGGGTCAGGAGGAAATCGTGGCTGCCGACGGTATCCTCGACGATCTCCAGCAGCACGTTGCTGCGGTTGGACCAC includes the following:
- the thrS gene encoding threonine--tRNA ligase, whose translation is MSEMVKISLPDGSVREMPAGTTAAEVAAAIGPGLAKAAMLASIDGELRDLSRPITADSQLALITARDEAAALEVTRHDYAHVLAEAVQALWPDTQITFGPATDDGFYYDFAPGARGPFTEEDLPAIEEKMRDIIRADKPLIREEWSRESLVAWFRDKGESFKAEWAAELPEGEQLTIYRSGPADAPDGWLDLCRGPHLPSTGRLDPAAFKLTRVSGAYWRGDQNNAMLSRIYGTGWLNKKQLAEHLTRLEEAAKRDHRKLGREMDLFHLQEEAHGSVFWHPHGFVIWRALEAYMRRKIDASGYQEIKTPQVMDARQWEKSGHWGKYRENMFVVPDEVPNIEDEGPVVSGDAQWMALKPMNCPAHVLVFKQGITSYRELPIRLYENGCCHRNEPHGALHGLMRVRQFTQDDAHIFCTEEQIVAEVRAFCELADSIYRDFGFTYAIKLALRPDQRFGSEADWDKAEGELRQAVHDAGLADPAKGWEELPGEGAFYAPKLEWHLTDAIGRTWQVGTIQSDRVLPDRLDATYIGEDGDRHRPVMLHRAIFGSYERFIGILIEHYAGRLPLWLAPVQAVVATIVSDADGYAAEVTEALRAAGIRVESDLRNEKINYKVREHSVKKVPHLLVVGKREAEERTVAIRTLGEQQQRFMPLDEAIAMLRTAALAPDLQEQN
- a CDS encoding DUF305 domain-containing protein, coding for MRLAVLAPVALLAACQQAETPVAEPTADAPALNEVQQAYADANARMHEGMASIPADADEAFMRGMLAHHRGAVEMAEVELQHGRDPEARALAQTIIDAQQQEIEQMERWLAARPTGETAAPAMDHTGHQ
- a CDS encoding YebC/PmpR family DNA-binding transcriptional regulator gives rise to the protein MAGHSKFKNIMHRKGAQDKKRSAMFSKLSREITVAAKSGMPDPDMNPRLRLAVNLAKAQSMPKDNIQRAIDKASANEGDDYEEIRYEGYGPGGVAIIVEALTDNRNRTATNMRTAFSKNGGNLAASGAVAHGFERKGLIEYPASAGDEEKVLEAAIEAGADDVESSEDGHTIWTAMESLHEVAAALEAVLGQPEGVKLAWKPGLTVDVAEGDAATLLKLIDALEDDDDVQTVWGNYELSDEVMATLA
- the ruvC gene encoding crossover junction endodeoxyribonuclease RuvC, whose protein sequence is MALILGLDPSLSCTGWGLIRTEGSRLTHIANGQLPTPVGAPLADRLATIHAAISAIIAEHRPDRAAVEEVFVNKNGQSTLKLAQARGAVLAACGAAGLPVSEHAAKSVKQAVVGTGAAEKGQVQAMLRVLLPGAVVAGADAADALAVAITASQGRPGG
- a CDS encoding MATE family efflux transporter yields the protein MRLSPALRTELGATLHLAGPLVLAGLLQMGLGATDTAFIARLGPEPLAAASLAVALFSVTIWALSGLSGQVGALAAAAIGAEGRALREVRRITRMGLWLAVASGLVAMAICASGGWLMRVTGQDPAITAMSVQYLDVMLWSAIPLLVSNVLRAFVSTLGRPVFATVVALLSLPLNALGNYLLVYGAWGAPELGLPGAAIASVLTALTGMAMYVIAIQRDRRLRRYHLFGNFWRPDWPHIRRLIVVGLPVTVTIVAEAGLFGAAAFLMGRLGALELAAHTVALSIASLAFQIPFGIGQAATIRVGYFYGAGDIAGVGRAGLVGTVLGQLIALGSAALMIGAPLLVMAPWIDAGEPGNAALVALTVSYLTVAAAFQLADSLQAVLLGALRGLQDTRTPMAYAVAGYWLAGFGLAIWLGFFTPLAGVGVWLGLAIGLFVVSVLLLHRWRRRARLGLLRPRS
- the groES gene encoding co-chaperone GroES, with translation MAFRPLHDRVLVRRIEAEEKTAGGIIIPDSAKEKPSEGEIVAVGTGTRAENGTVTPLDVQVGDRILFGKWSGTEVKLNGEDLLIMKESDIMGVVG
- the groL gene encoding chaperonin GroEL (60 kDa chaperone family; promotes refolding of misfolded polypeptides especially under stressful conditions; forms two stacked rings of heptamers to form a barrel-shaped 14mer; ends can be capped by GroES; misfolded proteins enter the barrel where they are refolded when GroES binds): MAAKDVKFSRDARERILKGVDTLANAVKVTLGPKGRNVVIDKSFGAPRITKDGVTVAKEIELKDKFENMGAQMLREVASKANDKAGDGTTTATVLAQAIVREGMKSVAAGMNPMDLKRGIDMAVTKVVENLQSRSKVVSGSSEIAQVGIISANGDREVGEKIAEAMEKVGKEGVITVEEAKGLEFELDVVEGMQFDRGYLSPYFVTNAEKMVVELENPYILIHEKKLSSLQSMLPILEAVVQSGRPLLIIAEDIEGEALATLVVNKLRGGLKIAAVKAPGFGDRRKAMLQDISILTAGEMISEDLGIKLETVTLGMLGQAKRVTIDKDNTTIVDGAGDATDIKGRVEQIRAQIETTTSDYDREKLQERLAKLAGGVAVIKVGGATEVEVKERKDRVDDALHATRAAVEEGIVPGGGTALLYATKALEGLTGANEDQTRGIDIIRKAIFAPVRQIAENAGHDGAVVSGNLLREGDETKGFNAATDTYENLVAAGVIDPTKVVRTALQDASSVAGLLITTEAAISEIPEDKPAMPAMPGGGMGGMDF
- a CDS encoding cytochrome P450; translation: MGFLQQFDAAADPQAKAGVVVDWLRGDWRGMYAELRAERPILPTPLFTFVTRATDVLDVLEQPTLFSVRANRRTMDEAVGPFMLARDETEINWEEKGLMRAVLRWEDLPRVRALAGATAEEAIRDAAADSLDIVPAIARRVPLRIVQRIFGFMAPDERLLRWSFATQHGMFRNLPFSDEVLKRCHAAGAEMRAWLWPFLAQKWAEPPSGRNDAVSRLVDLSRQPAAGLSAERVLSNVCGLLVGSIETMSQAIIHATDQLLAHPDWLAGALAADAAGDTEAFDAHVFEALRFNPITTIQFRFAEADRVLGAGTDYETTIPAGTVLALGTGSAMFDPGLMRDPDAFDPARPPSSYLHFGLGHHECLGRHVGRVAIPEAVRRIVRFPGIRATGDATRRIDFGAGPFPEHYHVTFNGRHRASPLPAV
- a CDS encoding urea carboxylase-associated family protein, giving the protein MSLHVIPPRSGAAFVLKAGQLLKVIDPMGVQVSDLLAYNAADVREVISNGRTFDYEETIALTAGNRLWSNRSNVLLEIVEDTVGSHDFLLTPCSEATFRHFYPEHPVHRGCFGNLAEALAPFGVEPDMIPTAFNLFMNVPVAADGTLRVDPPVSRPGDHIVLRAVTDCVIGLTACSAYASNGGSFKPIHYQLLEG